A part of Halobaculum sp. MBLA0143 genomic DNA contains:
- a CDS encoding DUF4864 domain-containing protein: MSDGDYPVEGLPTPAASMEPATVVDTQLSALSTNDEPFEDAGVLTAYNFASPSNRRATGPRDRFVRMVHGPQYSPMIDHEEAVTGPVEREEGVARQRVTLTGPTGRTVTYRFRLVRQSTGQFRNCWTTAGVLVD, from the coding sequence ATGTCAGACGGGGACTACCCGGTGGAGGGACTGCCGACACCCGCAGCGTCGATGGAGCCGGCGACGGTCGTCGACACACAGTTGTCTGCGCTCTCGACCAACGACGAGCCGTTCGAAGACGCCGGCGTGTTGACGGCGTACAACTTCGCCTCGCCGTCGAACCGCCGTGCGACCGGGCCCCGCGACCGGTTCGTCCGGATGGTTCACGGCCCGCAGTACTCGCCGATGATCGACCACGAGGAGGCCGTCACCGGCCCGGTGGAACGCGAGGAGGGCGTCGCTCGCCAGCGTGTCACCCTCACCGGCCCGACGGGTCGGACGGTCACCTACCGCTTCCGGCTCGTGCGACAGTCGACCGGACAGTTCCGCAACTGCTGGACGACCGCGGGTGTGCTCGTCGACTGA
- the ilvA gene encoding threonine ammonia-lyase, giving the protein MTVTLTDVEAARERLAGVPQVSETPVVESASLGEAVGADVRLKFEHLQKTGSFKPRGAYNTVAELVASDREVERVVAASAGNHAQGVAFAATELGLDATVVMPETAPQTKVDATRGYGATVELIGETFAAATTAARELATDPETAFVHAYDDPAVVAGQGTLGLELLEQVPELDTVVVPVGGGGLIAGVATALRGRGSDARIVGVQAEGAATLPQSLSAGHPVDVDDPDTIADGIATGGVAELTYEVIAEHVDEVVTVSDAEIASATLWLLERAKQLVEGAAATSVAALQSGALETAPSETIVPLLCGGNVDTATLQDVLTRALVDRNQFVTVHVRIDDRPGVLGEIAEIVGDYDTNIRSVRHDRSEAGLPVGKAHLVFRVTTPGNAALEGLLAEIDAAGYTVRRVVPEGASDLPLEGDAIGDSDGGGESQPDNDSVV; this is encoded by the coding sequence GTGACAGTCACACTGACCGACGTGGAGGCGGCCCGCGAGCGACTCGCGGGCGTGCCGCAGGTGTCGGAGACGCCGGTCGTCGAGAGCGCCAGCCTCGGCGAGGCAGTCGGCGCAGACGTGCGGCTGAAGTTCGAACACCTCCAGAAGACGGGGTCGTTCAAGCCCCGAGGGGCGTACAACACCGTCGCGGAGCTGGTGGCGAGCGACCGCGAGGTGGAGCGGGTGGTCGCCGCGAGCGCCGGCAACCACGCCCAGGGGGTCGCGTTCGCGGCGACGGAGTTGGGCCTGGACGCCACCGTCGTGATGCCGGAGACGGCACCACAGACGAAGGTAGACGCCACTCGGGGCTACGGCGCGACGGTGGAGCTGATCGGCGAGACGTTCGCGGCCGCGACGACGGCCGCTCGCGAGCTGGCGACCGACCCGGAGACGGCGTTCGTCCACGCCTACGACGACCCGGCGGTCGTCGCCGGCCAGGGGACGCTCGGGTTGGAGCTGTTGGAGCAGGTGCCGGAGCTAGACACGGTGGTCGTCCCCGTCGGCGGCGGCGGGCTGATCGCCGGCGTCGCCACGGCACTGCGGGGTCGTGGCTCCGACGCCCGGATCGTCGGCGTCCAGGCCGAGGGTGCCGCGACGCTCCCGCAGAGCCTCTCTGCCGGCCACCCGGTGGACGTGGACGACCCCGACACCATCGCCGACGGGATCGCCACCGGCGGCGTCGCGGAGCTGACGTACGAGGTCATCGCCGAACACGTCGACGAGGTGGTGACCGTCTCGGACGCGGAGATCGCGTCGGCGACGCTGTGGCTGTTGGAGCGCGCCAAACAGCTCGTCGAGGGGGCGGCCGCGACCAGCGTCGCCGCGCTCCAGTCGGGCGCCCTGGAGACGGCGCCGTCGGAGACGATCGTCCCGTTGCTGTGTGGGGGGAACGTCGACACCGCGACGCTCCAGGACGTGTTGACCCGGGCGCTGGTCGACCGCAACCAGTTCGTCACGGTACACGTCCGGATCGACGACCGCCCGGGTGTGCTCGGGGAGATCGCGGAGATCGTCGGCGACTACGACACGAACATCCGGAGCGTCCGTCACGACCGCTCGGAGGCCGGCCTCCCCGTCGGGAAGGCGCACCTCGTGTTCCGGGTGACGACCCCCGGGAACGCCGCGTTAGAGGGGCTGCTCGCGGAGATCGACGCCGCTGGCTACACTGTCCGCCGGGTCGTCCCCGAGGGAGCGAGTGACCTCCCGCTGGAGGGGGACGCGATCGGCGACAGTGACGGCGGCGGCGAGAGCCAGCCCGACAACGACTCGGTGGTGTGA
- a CDS encoding DUF5816 domain-containing protein: MNLELVSTEADELFVDRTAGDRGSKGAFFHAYDDPDGESRWGFLCANCEAADNAVDTMGRIECNECGNVRKPDGWDDAHE; the protein is encoded by the coding sequence GTGAACCTGGAACTCGTCTCCACCGAGGCCGACGAACTGTTCGTCGACCGTACGGCCGGCGACCGCGGGTCGAAGGGAGCGTTCTTCCACGCCTACGACGACCCCGACGGGGAGTCTCGCTGGGGCTTCCTCTGTGCCAACTGCGAGGCGGCCGACAACGCCGTCGACACGATGGGCCGCATCGAGTGCAACGAGTGTGGCAACGTCCGTAAGCCCGACGGCTGGGACGACGCTCACGAGTGA
- a CDS encoding bifunctional UDP-sugar hydrolase/5'-nucleotidase, which yields MVTLLHHSDIENVYDDHERAARLAGLLASHEGLVVGTGDDTAPGVLPLVTQGRQSIPFFEGAGTAVETFGNHDFDFGVAATRDLVADAPPTWVTVNVRDEDGRPFDHHDGVEPWVVRTVDDARVGLFGVTDPATDSLNPAAADLSFDDPLPAAREAVDTLRDRVDYVVALSHLGQGDDDLARVDGVDAVLGGHVHSRRVETVGDDDTLVTRPGVNGEAIVVVDLSPDGAAGELVEIGDGDAARDDSVTPRDDGVAAALADRTSEAGLDEVVAEVAGRLERTEATIHGGESRIGNLVADAYRWAAGTDVGLQNAGGIRLGDALSGPVTLADCIGVVPFEEPVVVCEVTGAELRALAREMSASVVDFGDPDWWHGHVSGLELVFDTENETVRRLRVGGEPVADDRTYTLATAEYLLHSDHEFPTLSERHRAGEHGIQHEVLAEFLREHGASEVEGRISLV from the coding sequence ATGGTCACGCTGTTGCACCACTCCGACATCGAGAACGTCTACGACGACCACGAACGCGCCGCCCGTCTCGCCGGACTGTTGGCGAGCCACGAGGGGCTGGTCGTCGGCACCGGCGACGACACCGCGCCGGGTGTCCTCCCACTCGTGACCCAGGGGCGACAGTCGATCCCGTTCTTCGAGGGCGCCGGGACGGCCGTCGAGACGTTCGGCAACCACGACTTCGACTTCGGCGTCGCCGCGACCCGCGATCTCGTCGCCGACGCGCCGCCGACGTGGGTGACCGTCAACGTCCGCGACGAGGACGGTCGGCCGTTCGACCACCACGACGGGGTCGAGCCGTGGGTCGTCAGGACGGTCGACGACGCCCGCGTCGGTCTGTTCGGCGTGACCGACCCCGCGACGGACTCGCTGAACCCCGCCGCCGCCGACCTCTCGTTCGACGACCCACTGCCGGCCGCCCGCGAGGCGGTCGACACACTCCGCGACCGGGTCGACTACGTCGTCGCCCTCTCGCACCTCGGCCAGGGTGACGACGATCTCGCTCGCGTCGACGGCGTGGACGCCGTCTTGGGTGGCCACGTCCACAGCCGCCGGGTGGAGACCGTCGGCGACGACGACACGCTCGTCACCCGTCCGGGGGTCAACGGGGAGGCGATCGTCGTCGTCGACCTCTCGCCCGACGGCGCGGCGGGAGAGTTGGTCGAGATCGGTGACGGCGACGCCGCTCGCGACGACAGTGTCACCCCCCGCGACGACGGCGTCGCCGCCGCGCTGGCCGACCGGACGAGCGAGGCCGGGCTGGACGAGGTGGTGGCCGAGGTGGCCGGCCGGCTGGAGCGCACGGAGGCGACGATCCACGGCGGAGAGTCTCGAATCGGCAACCTCGTCGCCGACGCCTACCGGTGGGCCGCCGGCACCGACGTTGGCCTCCAGAACGCCGGCGGCATCCGTCTGGGCGACGCCCTCTCGGGTCCGGTGACGCTCGCGGACTGTATCGGCGTCGTCCCGTTCGAGGAGCCGGTCGTCGTCTGCGAGGTGACCGGGGCCGAACTCCGGGCGCTCGCCCGGGAGATGTCCGCGTCCGTCGTCGACTTCGGTGACCCCGACTGGTGGCACGGCCACGTCTCCGGGCTGGAACTCGTGTTCGACACCGAAAACGAGACCGTCCGGCGGCTCCGGGTCGGGGGTGAGCCCGTCGCCGACGACCGCACCTACACGCTCGCCACCGCCGAGTACCTCCTCCACTCCGACCACGAGTTCCCCACGCTGTCGGAGCGACACCGAGCCGGCGAACACGGGATCCAACACGAGGTGTTGGCCGAGTTCCTCCGAGAACACGGGGCGTCGGAGGTCGAGGGACGGATCTCGCTCGTTTGA
- the tgtA gene encoding tRNA guanosine(15) transglycosylase TgtA, whose product MRDHFEVRSWDAAARLGDLEVPRAGVTVRTPALMPVVNPNLETIAPERLGEEFGAEILITNSYIVRTTDGLRERAREQGLHDLLGFDGAIVTDSGSFQLAEYGEISVTTEEIVEFQREIGSDVATPVDVPTPPDASREQATADLETTRQALDDAAAVDTGEMLVNAPVQGSTHLDLREQSGRAAAATDHDVFPVGAAVPLLNDYRYADLVEVILAAKRGLGTDCPVHLFGAGHPMMLALATAAGCDLFDSAAYALYARDDRYLTVAGTRELDGIEAFPCSCAVCTDHTPADLRDRDGETRERLLAEHNLHVTFAEMRRIRDAIRRGRLLELVERRARGHPGLLDGYRTLLDHVEQVEQTEPASGDSFFHVSAESARRPAVVRHHERLSELSAPDRLLCSEYDEPKEHDYDAVWRVVPPFGPFPRALSSTYPVTATVPERTDRAAARAAAEGVAALASANPETRLTLAHDDWAETALAALPDGVETENLAGIGEE is encoded by the coding sequence ATGCGCGACCACTTCGAGGTGCGCTCGTGGGACGCGGCCGCCCGGTTGGGCGACCTAGAGGTCCCACGAGCGGGCGTCACCGTGCGGACCCCGGCGTTGATGCCGGTCGTCAACCCGAACCTGGAGACGATCGCTCCCGAGCGACTGGGCGAGGAGTTCGGCGCGGAGATTCTCATCACGAACAGCTACATCGTCCGCACGACGGACGGGTTGCGCGAACGGGCACGCGAGCAGGGGCTCCACGACCTCCTGGGGTTCGACGGGGCTATCGTCACCGACTCCGGCTCCTTCCAGCTCGCGGAGTACGGCGAGATCAGCGTGACGACGGAGGAGATCGTGGAGTTCCAACGGGAGATCGGCTCCGACGTGGCGACCCCGGTGGACGTGCCGACGCCGCCGGACGCGAGCCGCGAACAGGCGACGGCGGATTTAGAGACCACGCGACAGGCGTTAGACGACGCCGCCGCGGTCGACACCGGGGAGATGCTCGTCAACGCACCGGTCCAGGGGTCGACGCACCTGGATCTCCGGGAGCAGTCCGGGCGGGCGGCAGCGGCCACGGACCACGACGTGTTCCCGGTGGGTGCGGCCGTCCCGTTGCTGAACGACTACCGTTACGCGGATCTGGTCGAGGTGATCCTGGCCGCGAAACGGGGGCTGGGCACGGACTGTCCCGTCCACCTGTTCGGCGCCGGCCACCCGATGATGCTGGCGTTGGCGACCGCCGCCGGCTGTGACCTGTTCGACTCGGCGGCGTACGCGCTGTACGCCCGCGACGACCGGTACCTCACGGTCGCCGGCACCCGCGAACTGGACGGAATCGAGGCGTTCCCGTGTTCGTGTGCCGTCTGTACGGACCACACCCCGGCGGATCTCCGCGACCGAGACGGCGAGACCCGCGAGCGGTTGTTGGCCGAGCACAACCTCCACGTCACGTTCGCGGAGATGCGCCGGATCAGGGACGCGATCCGGCGCGGGCGGCTGTTGGAGTTGGTGGAGCGCCGGGCACGGGGCCACCCGGGGCTGTTGGACGGCTACCGGACGCTGTTGGATCACGTCGAGCAGGTCGAGCAGACGGAGCCAGCCTCCGGCGACAGCTTCTTTCACGTCTCGGCGGAGTCGGCGCGGCGGCCGGCGGTGGTGCGTCACCACGAGCGACTGAGTGAGCTGTCTGCCCCCGACCGGCTGCTGTGTTCGGAGTACGACGAGCCGAAGGAGCACGACTACGACGCCGTCTGGCGGGTCGTCCCGCCGTTCGGGCCGTTCCCGCGGGCGCTGTCGTCGACGTACCCGGTGACGGCGACCGTGCCGGAGCGGACGGACCGGGCGGCAGCGCGCGCGGCCGCCGAGGGGGTGGCGGCGCTGGCGTCCGCCAACCCCGAGACGCGGCTCACGCTGGCACACGACGACTGGGCCGAGACGGCGCTCGCGGCGTTGCCCGACGGCGTCGAGACGGAGAACCTCGCCGGCATCGGCGAGGAGTGA
- the arcS gene encoding archaeosine synthase subunit alpha has translation MTEHFEIHERDGAARLGELRLTEPVTTPGLVAGADTEPPHPDTAAVIRDAGSLWTDERTVPEGDDDVVTVLPHRAFPSGTRDEVVDSFAPEFPAVDGPSAAVVTSDAPEAGGAADAPVDAYVLSDAQGVVGHASAFVDAVVRTRAAVAPDTALYLAGVATPRNVAGLVYAGVDLVDATAARVAGSRGRYLTTDGERFLEDLSELPCGCPACRGGRESFDRRACERHNVNALAAELRRVRQRIREGRLRDYLEGQARHEQWVTATLRELDQEYTHLERRTPVVREAEITAATDDTLRRPEIQRFAQRVTNRYRCRFDRPLVLVPCSARKPYSESQSHAQFHDAIQYRAHLASMTSPIGVVPQELELTYPAQHYDTVVTGRWTETEKTFVADVLRAYLDRTDYPRVIAHVPPEGYRDICERVAADVDVPFEFTVEDHPTTTASISNLMQTIEGESKYRKREREHNTVRAIADYQFGEGAGDALFPELSTTSRLPKLQVRDDDGTQLATMVPNYGVLSFTLAGARGWVDSDAPTKRVEIDSFVPRGSVLAPGVVDADDDIRVGDEVVVEGPSAFAVGRAQMFGREMRASTRGVAVKIRHVEER, from the coding sequence GTGACCGAACACTTCGAGATTCACGAGCGGGACGGCGCCGCTCGACTGGGGGAGCTCAGGCTGACGGAGCCGGTGACGACACCGGGGCTCGTCGCCGGCGCCGACACGGAGCCGCCACACCCGGACACGGCGGCGGTGATCCGCGACGCCGGCAGCCTCTGGACGGACGAGCGCACGGTGCCCGAGGGCGACGACGATGTCGTGACGGTGCTGCCACACCGGGCGTTCCCGTCCGGGACCCGCGACGAGGTGGTCGACTCCTTCGCGCCGGAGTTTCCCGCGGTCGACGGCCCCTCGGCGGCGGTCGTCACGAGCGACGCGCCCGAGGCCGGCGGCGCCGCGGACGCCCCCGTCGACGCGTACGTCCTCTCGGACGCACAGGGGGTCGTCGGCCACGCGAGCGCGTTCGTCGACGCCGTCGTCCGGACCCGGGCGGCGGTGGCGCCGGACACGGCGTTGTACCTCGCGGGCGTCGCCACCCCCCGAAACGTCGCCGGTCTCGTGTACGCGGGTGTCGATCTGGTGGACGCGACGGCCGCCCGGGTCGCCGGGTCGCGGGGCCGTTACCTGACGACGGACGGGGAGCGCTTCCTGGAGGATCTCTCGGAACTGCCGTGTGGCTGTCCGGCCTGTCGAGGGGGTCGCGAGTCGTTCGACCGCCGAGCGTGTGAACGACACAACGTGAACGCGCTGGCGGCGGAGCTCCGGCGGGTCCGCCAGCGGATCCGAGAGGGGCGACTCCGGGACTATCTGGAGGGGCAGGCCAGACACGAGCAGTGGGTGACGGCGACGCTGCGGGAGCTCGACCAGGAGTACACCCACCTGGAGCGTCGGACCCCGGTCGTCCGGGAGGCGGAGATCACGGCCGCGACGGACGACACCCTCCGCCGGCCGGAGATCCAACGGTTCGCCCAACGGGTGACGAACCGCTACCGTTGTCGGTTCGACCGCCCGCTCGTGCTCGTCCCGTGTTCCGCTCGGAAGCCGTACTCCGAGTCGCAGTCACACGCCCAGTTCCACGACGCGATCCAGTACCGGGCACACCTCGCGTCGATGACCTCTCCCATCGGCGTGGTGCCACAGGAACTGGAGCTGACGTACCCGGCACAGCACTACGACACGGTCGTCACCGGCCGGTGGACGGAGACGGAGAAGACGTTCGTCGCGGACGTGCTCCGGGCGTACCTCGACCGGACGGACTACCCCCGAGTGATCGCGCACGTCCCGCCGGAGGGGTACCGCGACATCTGCGAACGGGTGGCCGCGGACGTGGACGTGCCCTTCGAGTTCACGGTGGAGGACCACCCGACGACGACGGCCTCGATCTCCAATCTCATGCAGACGATCGAGGGGGAGTCGAAGTACCGGAAACGGGAACGCGAGCACAACACCGTCCGGGCCATCGCCGACTACCAGTTCGGCGAGGGTGCCGGCGACGCGTTGTTCCCGGAGCTGTCGACGACGAGTCGGCTGCCGAAGCTCCAGGTGCGCGACGACGACGGCACGCAGTTGGCGACGATGGTGCCCAACTACGGCGTGTTGTCGTTCACGCTCGCCGGCGCTCGCGGCTGGGTCGACAGCGACGCGCCGACGAAACGGGTGGAGATCGACAGCTTCGTTCCGCGGGGGAGCGTGCTCGCGCCGGGCGTGGTCGACGCCGACGACGACATCCGGGTGGGCGACGAGGTGGTCGTCGAAGGACCGTCGGCGTTCGCGGTCGGGCGCGCCCAGATGTTCGGCCGCGAGATGCGAGCCTCGACCCGTGGAGTCGCGGTGAAGATTCGACACGTCGAAGAACGGTGA
- the hpt gene encoding hypoxanthine/guanine phosphoribosyltransferase yields the protein MDRLQQSLLEAPIIEKDGYNYFVHPISDGVPMLQPELLREIVIKIIRKAQIEDVDKIVTPAAMGIHISTAVSLMTDIPLVVIRKRAYGLDGEVSLTQVTGYSEGEMYINDVYEGDHVLVLDDVLSTGGTMKGILTALDDIGAEVLDVVAVIKKAGENALDGTDYDVKTLINVEVVDGEVEIVDPTGDD from the coding sequence ATGGATCGGTTACAGCAGTCCCTACTCGAAGCCCCGATCATCGAGAAGGACGGCTACAACTACTTCGTCCACCCGATCAGCGACGGTGTCCCGATGCTCCAGCCGGAGCTCCTCCGAGAGATCGTCATCAAGATCATCCGGAAGGCACAGATCGAAGACGTCGACAAGATCGTCACGCCGGCGGCGATGGGGATCCACATCTCGACGGCGGTGTCGCTGATGACTGACATCCCGTTGGTCGTGATCCGCAAACGGGCGTACGGGCTCGACGGCGAGGTGTCGCTCACCCAGGTGACGGGCTACTCCGAGGGAGAGATGTACATCAACGACGTGTACGAGGGCGACCACGTGTTGGTGTTGGACGACGTGCTGTCCACCGGCGGCACGATGAAGGGGATTCTCACCGCCTTGGACGACATCGGCGCGGAGGTGCTCGACGTGGTGGCCGTGATCAAGAAGGCGGGCGAGAACGCGCTCGACGGGACGGACTACGACGTGAAGACACTCATCAACGTGGAGGTCGTCGACGGTGAGGTGGAGATCGTCGACCCGACCGGCGACGACTGA
- the asd gene encoding aspartate-semialdehyde dehydrogenase, giving the protein MTHTVGVLGATGAVGQRFVQLIERTPAFEIGAVTASPDSVGKRYHEAAKWRLDTEIPEAVGELTVRETAPEALPDDLDLLFSSLPSSVAANVESALCEAGYVVSSNSSNDRLAPDVPLTIPEINPEHLGLIEVQREERGWDGALVKNPNCSTITMVPTLSALTQFGVESVQVSTLQAVSGAGYSGVTSMEIIDNAVPHIGGEEDKMETESRKLLGSFDGGELTRLDADVAASCNRIPTLDGHLENVFVSLADDPTAAEVREAMANVPSGDLPSSPETLVHVFGEDAPERPQPRMDRNRGGGMTVSAGGVTATETGVKYNCLAHNTIRGAAGASLLNGELLATEGWI; this is encoded by the coding sequence ATGACACACACAGTGGGTGTACTCGGCGCCACGGGGGCGGTCGGCCAGCGGTTCGTCCAGTTGATCGAGCGGACGCCGGCCTTCGAGATCGGTGCGGTGACGGCGAGTCCGGACAGCGTGGGGAAGCGTTACCACGAGGCGGCCAAGTGGCGGCTGGACACGGAGATTCCCGAGGCGGTCGGCGAGCTGACCGTTCGGGAGACGGCACCGGAGGCGTTGCCGGACGACCTGGATCTGTTGTTCTCGTCGCTGCCGTCGTCGGTGGCGGCGAACGTGGAGTCGGCGCTGTGTGAGGCGGGCTACGTGGTCTCGTCGAACTCCTCGAACGACAGGCTGGCGCCGGACGTACCGCTGACCATCCCGGAGATCAACCCGGAACACCTGGGGCTGATCGAGGTCCAGCGCGAGGAGCGAGGGTGGGACGGCGCGCTCGTGAAGAACCCCAACTGTTCGACGATCACGATGGTGCCGACGCTCTCGGCGCTGACGCAGTTCGGCGTCGAGAGCGTCCAGGTGTCCACCCTCCAGGCCGTCTCCGGCGCGGGCTACTCCGGCGTCACGTCGATGGAGATCATCGACAACGCGGTGCCTCACATCGGCGGCGAGGAGGACAAGATGGAGACGGAGAGCCGGAAGCTGCTGGGGTCGTTCGACGGGGGCGAACTGACGCGACTAGACGCGGACGTGGCGGCCTCCTGTAACCGAATTCCGACGCTGGACGGCCACCTGGAGAACGTGTTCGTCTCGCTCGCGGACGACCCGACGGCAGCCGAGGTGCGTGAGGCGATGGCGAACGTCCCGAGCGGCGACCTCCCCTCGTCTCCGGAGACGCTGGTCCACGTGTTCGGCGAGGACGCCCCCGAGCGGCCACAGCCGCGGATGGACCGGAACCGTGGCGGCGGGATGACGGTGTCGGCCGGCGGCGTGACCGCGACGGAGACGGGTGTGAAGTACAACTGTCTGGCACACAACACGATCCGGGGTGCCGCCGGGGCGTCGCTGCTCAACGGGGAGTTGCTGGCGACGGAAGGCTGGATCTAG
- a CDS encoding 30S ribosomal protein S12, translating to MSNGKYAARKLKKDRQKRRWSDSEYARRERGLDEASDPLEGAPQGRGIVLEKVGIEAKQPNSAIRKCVRVQLIKNGKQVTAFCPGDGAISFIDEHDEVTIAGIGGAKGRAMGDLGGVNYKVEKVNGVSLIELVRGNAEKPVR from the coding sequence ATGTCGAACGGTAAGTACGCCGCGCGGAAGCTGAAGAAGGACCGCCAGAAGCGGCGGTGGTCCGACTCGGAGTACGCGCGCCGAGAGCGGGGGCTCGACGAGGCCTCCGACCCGTTGGAGGGGGCCCCGCAGGGGCGTGGTATCGTACTGGAGAAGGTCGGGATCGAGGCCAAACAACCCAACTCTGCGATCCGGAAGTGCGTTCGGGTCCAGCTCATCAAGAACGGCAAACAGGTCACGGCGTTCTGTCCGGGCGACGGCGCGATCTCCTTCATCGACGAACACGACGAGGTCACGATCGCCGGTATCGGCGGCGCCAAGGGCCGCGCGATGGGGGACCTCGGCGGTGTGAACTACAAGGTGGAGAAGGTCAACGGTGTGTCGCTGATCGAACTGGTCCGCGGGAACGCAGAGAAGCCGGTGCGCTGA
- a CDS encoding 30S ribosomal protein S7, whose amino-acid sequence MSDAEQPDPDAPAGGEQATENALLFGEWDVSEIEYDDPSTRDYITVTPIAHTMGRHADKQFQKSELSVVERLINRLMQTDENTGKKQQATRIVKDAFDEIHSREDENPIQTLVTAVENAAPREETVRLKYGGISVPKAVDVAPQRRVDQALKFIADGVQSGSYKTTTDVSTVLAEQLIGAASNDVNTYAINQKEENERVAAAAR is encoded by the coding sequence ATGTCCGACGCAGAACAACCCGACCCCGACGCCCCCGCCGGCGGCGAGCAGGCCACGGAGAACGCCCTGTTGTTCGGCGAGTGGGACGTGAGCGAGATCGAGTACGACGACCCGAGCACGCGCGACTACATCACCGTCACGCCCATCGCCCACACGATGGGTCGCCACGCCGACAAGCAGTTCCAGAAGTCGGAGCTGTCCGTCGTCGAGCGGCTCATCAACCGGCTGATGCAGACGGACGAGAACACGGGCAAGAAGCAACAGGCGACCCGGATCGTCAAGGACGCGTTCGACGAGATCCACAGTCGGGAAGACGAGAACCCGATCCAGACGCTCGTGACGGCCGTCGAGAACGCGGCGCCGCGCGAGGAGACCGTCCGCCTGAAGTACGGCGGGATCTCGGTGCCGAAGGCGGTCGACGTGGCCCCACAGCGCCGTGTCGACCAGGCACTGAAGTTCATCGCCGACGGCGTCCAGTCCGGCTCCTACAAGACGACGACCGACGTGTCGACCGTGCTCGCCGAGCAGTTGATCGGCGCCGCCAGCAACGACGTCAACACCTACGCGATCAACCAGAAAGAGGAGAACGAGCGCGTCGCCGCCGCCGCGCGGTAA
- a CDS encoding ribbon-helix-helix domain-containing protein, with protein sequence MAETEKTPDKKTVNIRMTETFLADIDATWKELGYNSRSEFVRDTLRDAVKHPEFDRADLKAMLAGEVEIQQGRTHTAEEIREDLVPEE encoded by the coding sequence ATGGCAGAGACAGAGAAGACACCAGACAAGAAGACCGTCAACATTCGGATGACCGAGACGTTCCTCGCGGACATCGATGCGACCTGGAAGGAACTCGGCTACAACAGCCGCAGCGAGTTCGTCCGCGACACGCTGCGCGACGCGGTCAAACACCCGGAGTTCGACCGCGCCGACCTGAAGGCGATGCTCGCCGGCGAGGTCGAGATCCAGCAGGGGCGGACCCACACGGCCGAAGAAATCCGCGAAGACCTCGTACCGGAGGAGTAG
- a CDS encoding type II toxin-antitoxin system RelE/ParE family toxin yields MPGEEWRWQFTDGCRRDLEGLDEYARERIVSKPDEIVTDQWRDPGDYLEPLAGAAHRKLRVGAFRLGCRVDQSQRIVYVMRIRRRGGDAYRSDDD; encoded by the coding sequence ATGCCCGGAGAGGAGTGGCGGTGGCAGTTCACCGACGGGTGCCGACGTGATCTCGAAGGACTCGACGAGTACGCTCGTGAGCGAATCGTCTCGAAACCGGACGAAATCGTCACGGATCAGTGGCGCGATCCGGGCGACTATCTCGAACCACTCGCCGGGGCAGCACACCGGAAGCTCCGCGTCGGGGCGTTTCGGCTGGGCTGTCGTGTCGATCAGTCACAGCGAATCGTGTACGTCATGCGGATTAGACGGCGCGGCGGCGACGCCTATCGCAGTGACGACGACTGA